The window GTTGTGCAGGGATGCCCGGCTGACCGTCGTTCCAGCCAATCGCACCGGGCTCAGCACGGCGGTCGGCGTCAGGACGCCGGTGCGCCCGACCCGGATGATGATGTCCTCCACGGTCGTCTCCGCCTGCTCAGGCGGGTACTTGTAGGCGACCGCCCAGCGGGGGCTCTTCAGGGTTGTGCCCAGCCGTTCCTGCTGGTCAAGCCGGTCCACCTTCAGCACCAGGCCGTCGATCACGTAGGGCAGTTCAAACCGCGCTTCCCGCCAGTGCTCCAGGTGCCGTTCAACCTCTTCCAGGGTCGAGAAGATGCGGGTGTGCGGGTTCACCCGGAAACCCTGTTCGCCGAGCCAGGCTAGGGCTTCACTGTGCCGGCCGAAAACGATGCCGTCCGTGTACCCGATCCCGTAGAGCCAGATATCGAGTTTCCGCTCCGCCGTAATCCCGGGGTCGAGTTGGCGCAAGCTGCCGGCCGCCGCGTTGCGCGGGTTCGCGAAAAGGGGCAGCCCGGCGTCCTCCCGACGTTCATTCAGGCGGGCGAACGCTTCCTTGGGCATGTACACCTCGCCCCGCACCTCGATCACGTTCGGGGCCCCGGGCTGGCGCAGGCGTAGGGGGATGGACCGGATGGTCCGCAAATTGGGGGTGATCTCCTCGCCGGTCACCCCGTCTCCCCGGGTGGCTCCCCGGACCAGGCGGCCGTGCTCATAGGTCAGGGAAACGGCAACACCGTCGAACTTCAGTTCAACCACGTAGTCGACGTCCTCATCAGCCAGGCCGGTGCGCACCCGCCGGTCGAAATCGGCGAGGTCCGCCGCGTTAAAGGCATTCGCAAGGCTGAGCATCGGCGCCCGGTGCTGGACGGTCACGAAGCCCTCGCGCGGCCGCCCGCCCACCCGCTGCGTGGGGGAATCGGGCGTCACCAGTTCAGGATAGGCCGTCTCCAGAGCCACCAGCTCCCGCACCAAGCGGTCGTACTCCGCGTCCTCGATCACCGGGTCATCCAGGACGTAGTACCGGTGATCATGATACTCGATCTCGCGGCGGAGCTCTTCGGCCCGCGCCCGCGCTTCCTCCGGCTTCACTGTGAGCCGTCACCTCCAAGGTCAAGCCTTAGTGACGGGGCTAAACCTTTTAGAGACACCTGGTTGATACGCCTGCCCCGGTCGTCCATCGGTTAAAGTAACCGCTTTTCCACTCCAACGCTTTCAACTTCAGTTTCTCCCAGACTCGGATTATTGACTAGACCAACAGTTGGGCGACCCAACGGATCATCAGGGCCGCCGGAATAAACAGTACCTGCGCCAGCAGAGTGCCCAAAAAGCGCGTTACCGCCAGCCACATCACCATCAACTTCACGTCCCGCCGGCTGCGTTCGCCCCGCATGGCCTGGTCGGTGAGCCGGGCGGCGGTCGGGTCAACCACAGTGGCCACCAGCACGGTCGCAAACCCGTTTACAATCGCCGAGAGCAGCACGGCCGTAGTGCGGTACTGGGGGAACAGCGCCCCTGCGTATAACGCCGAAAGCACCCCGATGGTGTAGATCCCGGTGACAAAAACGTTGGCCACGAGAAAACCTTTGGGAATGGGCAGCCGCTCGCGGGCGGCACCCCGGATGGCTTCCATCCCGGGCATCTGGGCCCCGGTCAGGCTGCGCCAGACCTTGCGCGGCGAGAAGAGAACCCTGGCCGCCAGGCGGGGCACCGAACCCACCTCGTCAAACACCAGGATGACCCGGGAAAACACCTGCACGAACACCGGGATCAGGAACGCCCCCACCACCGTACCGAAGGTGGCCGCCAGAATCACCAGGCGGATGTCGTCGGCCAGGATTCCAAGCTGTGCCTGGTAGAAGGGGGACGCCACCACCTCCTCGACCCGTTCCGGGTGGGCCGCCCCGGCCAGGCCGCGGTTGATCGCCCCCTCCACGATCGTTGACAGAAGCGGGGCTTGAATCGTGTGCGCCGCGCTTGAAATCAAGAAAATGATATTAAAAAGCGAAATCGCGGTGGCCAGGCGCCGCGTCTGGACCCCGGACAGGCGCACCCCGTAAATCAGGGTGTTGATCAGGTGGATCGTCGCGGTCAGCACGGCCACGACAATTAAACGTGTCGCCATCTTACCCTAGCTTTCCCCGTTCGGCGGCCCAAGAATCGGACGCCGCGCCAGCCGCCGCTCTTTCCCCGCTATCTCCGGTTAGAATTCAACTCCTGCTATTAATTTCCTTCAGCCAGACAGCGAATGAAAAAAGGGGCCAGGCCCCTTTTTGATCCAGTTCCCCTTTCTAACCGGCTCTACCCCCGGCCCCGGAGCAGTTCCAGGGGCGCGTAGCGGACCATAAGCGTTTTGACGCCCTGATCGGGAAACGCCACCTTCACCTGGGCGTCCAGGCCGGTCCCGTCGGTCTGGACCACCATGCCTTCGCCCCACTTGCCGTGCCAGACCCGGTCGCCCGGCCGGAACTCGGCTCTTCCGGTTTCCGGCCGTTCCGCCGCCTGTTCCGCAGCGGCCCCTGCTTCCGGTTCCCCGCCCGCGAAAAGCTCGGGCGGGATCTCCCTCAGAAACCGTGATGGCACGCCGTAGTAAACATTCCCGTACAAGAGCCGACTCTCGGCAAGCGTCAGGAAAAGGCGCTCCCGGGCCCGGGTGATGCCCACGTAGCAGAGGCGCCGTTCTTCCTCCATCTCCACCGGTTCGGAGAAGGCCCGGGTGTGCGGGAACACCCCTTCCTCCATCCCGGTCAGAAAGACCACCGGGAATTCCAGGCCCTTCGCGCTGTGCAGGGTCATCAGCGTCACCTGGCTGGATTCCCCGTCGAAACGGTCCAGGTCGGTGTACAACGCCAGGTCGTTTAAAAACTCGGCCAGGGTCCCGCCCCGCTGGAGGTCGAACTCCCGGGTCACTGACAAGAACTCGCTCAGGTTTTCCATCCGGGTGCGCGCCTCCACCGTGCGCTCGGCCTCCAGCGCCGTCAGGTACCCGCTCTCCTCCAGCACCTGCTCGGTCAGGCCGGTCACCCCGCCCTCCCGCTCCCGCCAGCGTGCCAACTGTTCGCCCAGTGCGCCCATCGCCTCCCGCACCCCGGCGCTCAAGCCCCTTATCCGGTCGGCCTCCCGCAGGGCGTCCGCGCACGCCACCGAGCTCTCCCGGACGTAGGCGAAAAACTTGACCAGCGAAGCCTTCCCCACCCCCCGCCGGGGCACGTTGATGATCCGGGTCAGCGCCACGTCGTCGTCCGGGTTGACGATGAGCTTCAGGTAGGCCAAGAGGTCCTTAATTTCCTTGCGGTCGTAAAACTTCACGCCCCCGATGATCGTGTACGGCACCCCGTGGCGCAGGAGTTCGTCCTCCAGCACCCGGGACTGGGCGTGGGTGCGGTAGAACACCGCGAAATCACGGTAACTGCGGCCTTGAGCTCGCAGGCGCCGGATCTCTCGGGCCACGAACCGGGCTTCCGCCCTCTCGTCCCGGGCCTGGTGCAGCACCGGCGCCTCCCCCGCGCCGCGCGCCGTCCAGAGTTCTTTCTCCTTGCGGTGCCGGTTGAACCGGATCACGTGGTTGGCCGCCTCCAGGATGCGGCCCGTGGAACGATAGTTCTGCTCCAGCTTCACCACCCGGGCGTCGGGATAGTCGCGCTCGAAATTCAGGATGTTCCGGAGGTCGGCCCCCCGCCAGCCGTAAATGCACTGGTCCGGGTCGCCGACCACCGTCAGGTTCCGGTGCGTCTGGGCCAGAAGGTTCACCAGGACGTACTGGGCATGGTTGGTGTCCTGGTACTCGTCCACCAGGAGGTGCAAGAAACGCCTCCGGTACTGTTCCAGGACGGGTGGGAACTCGCGGAAAAGCCGCACCGCCAGGAACAGGAGATCGTCAAAGTCCAGCGCGTTGTTCCGCTCCAGGCGCGCCTGGTAGGCGGCGTACACCCGCGCCGTCAGTTCCTGGTGCTGGTCGTAGGCGGCCCCGGCGAACTCCGCCGGGCCGACCAGCGCGTTTTTCTGCCATGAGATGGCGGCGCTGAACATGGCCGGCGGGTGCTGGCGGGGTTCCAGATTCAATTCCTTCAGGCAATCCTTAATGACCGTCTGTTGGTCGGCCTCGTCGTAGATTACGAAGTTCTTGCTGTAGCCGAGCTTTTCGATTTCCCGGCGCAGGATGCGCAGGCAGGCAGCGTGAAAGGTCATCACCCACAGGTCGTCCACCGCGTGGGGCACCAGGCTCGCCACCCGCTCCTTCATCTCCCGGGCAGCCCGGTTGGTGAACGTGATGGCCAGGATGCGGTGGGGCTCGACCCGGTGGACCCGCACCAGGTAAGCGATCCGGCTGGTCAATACCCGAGTCTTGCCGCTGCCGGCCCCCGCCAGAACCAGAAGCGGCCCCCCCGGATGACACACGGCCTCGGCCTGGGCCGGGTTGAGTTCAGTCAGAAAATCCAATTCCCCTGCCTCCAGCAAAATGAATCTCTCCCATTATATCACCGGCGGGACTGCAAGACACAGGATTCCACGGCCCGGAATAGGTGATCCACCGCTCTGGCGGTCTTCGTGATCGCCCTACCGGCGCTCCCTTGCGGTCCCGCATCCTGGTGGTGATCCGGTGGCTGGGCTCGCGGTCCAGGCGCGACTAACATCGCGATGGGAGCCATGGTGCAAAAATCATGGGCCCTTGACGGCTGGCCAAGGACATCATAGTATACCAATATATGATAAACAGCTGATAAGGGGGTAGGGCCGTGTTCTTCAAGAAGAAGGATGAACCCGGGAAGGCTGAAGCCACCCAGGTCAACATCGGGGGAGTCCGGGTGGGAATCATCGGCATAGACGACGCCCTAGAGGCTGTGAAAAAACTGGATCTGAAAACGGACCGGGAGATCGGAAACGCATTGGTGGAGTTGCTGCGTCCGAATAACTACATTCCCGAGGCAGCCCTGGACGAGTACCGGGCCGATCTGGCACGCTATTACCGGATCCGGATGGGGTTGCCCGTGGAAAAACGAGCCCCGGTGCCCGGCCTCCTGGAGATCAAGGTTCTCGGACCGGGCTGCAGCCGCTGCAAGCAGGTGTTCGAGCTGGTGCGCGACGTGGTGGCGGAAGAAGGCATCGCGGCCGATCTGGAATACGTGGACGACATCGCCGAGTTCGCCAACTACGGGGTACTGATCACTCCGGCGCTCCTGATCAACGGAGAGGTCAAGCTGGCCGGGAAGGCCCCGACCAGAAACCAACTGGTTGCGTGGCTGAAGGAAGCGAATTCATAAGGGAAACACACGGTTCCGGAAGCGCCGGGCGAGGGGGCACGCCCGCCTCCCCCCACCGTTTTCTACTTCCGCCGCGCCTGCAGTTCCCGCAGGACGTCGTCGAGGTGCACGTTCTTCTCCGCGAGCAGCACCAGGACGTGGAAGAATAGGTCGGCCACCTCGTTGATCACTTCTTCGCGGATGTTGTTCTTCGCGCCGACGATGACCTCGGTGGTTTCCTCGCCCACCTTCTTCAGGATCTTGTCCAACCCTTTGTCGAAAAGGTAGGTGGTGTAGGCGCCGGCGGGCCGCTTTTGCTTGCGGTCCTTGATCAGTGCGTACAGCATCTCCAGCACCCCGCAGGTGGCCTGAAACTCCTCCTCGCTTAGCACCCGCTTACGGGGTTTTTTGACCTCGTCGGCCTCGGGCGGCTTGCGCCCGTACACCACATCCGGGTCAAAGGCGAGTTCACCCACGACGGCCACGCCGCCGGTGGGGTCCATCCGGTAGTGGAAACAACTGCGGTAACCCTCGTGGCAGGCCGCGCCGACCTGATTCACCCTGATCAGCAAGGTGTCGGCGTCGCAGTCGTGATAGATCTCGTCCACTATCTGCACGTGCCCGGAGGTCTCCCCCTTCTGCCAAAGCTTCTGGCGGCTCCGGCTCCAGAACCAGGTGTGACCGGTCGTCACGGTCTTCTCAATGGCATCGCGGTTCATCCAGGCCACCATGAGCACCTCATAGGTCCGCGCGTCCTGAATAACGGCCGGGATCAGACCGTCCTTGTCGAGCTTGATTTTGTCCAGTTTGTACGGCATCTGGGGAAACACCTCCAGAATAAACCTCAAATACCATTGAGCACGGAACCTGTCGACGCGCAGCACGG is drawn from Candidatus Desulforudis audaxviator MP104C and contains these coding sequences:
- the ligA gene encoding NAD-dependent DNA ligase LigA, with product MKPEEARARAEELRREIEYHDHRYYVLDDPVIEDAEYDRLVRELVALETAYPELVTPDSPTQRVGGRPREGFVTVQHRAPMLSLANAFNAADLADFDRRVRTGLADEDVDYVVELKFDGVAVSLTYEHGRLVRGATRGDGVTGEEITPNLRTIRSIPLRLRQPGAPNVIEVRGEVYMPKEAFARLNERREDAGLPLFANPRNAAAGSLRQLDPGITAERKLDIWLYGIGYTDGIVFGRHSEALAWLGEQGFRVNPHTRIFSTLEEVERHLEHWREARFELPYVIDGLVLKVDRLDQQERLGTTLKSPRWAVAYKYPPEQAETTVEDIIIRVGRTGVLTPTAVLSPVRLAGTTVSRASLHNEDLIREKDIRIGDVVLIHKAGDIIPEILGSRPEKRTGRETPFAMPVQCPECASLLVRPEGEVGVYCSNVACPARLERSLLHFVSRNAFAINGLGPAVIQQLLERRLVADPADLFTLTREELVGLERIGPKSADNLLKAIQNSKRNSLARLIFSLGIRHVGERAARLLAERFGSLAGLMAAGREELEAVPEIGPKIADSVLNFFAREQNRRVVAKLVRAGVNTVADRPAAAGTGPLAGKTFVLTGTLEEFSRAEAAARIEELGGRVVSNVSRRTDYVVLGKNPGGKYDKAVKLGVNIIEEPEFKRLLSGIQSY
- a CDS encoding lipid II flippase Amj family protein; translation: MATRLIVVAVLTATIHLINTLIYGVRLSGVQTRRLATAISLFNIIFLISSAAHTIQAPLLSTIVEGAINRGLAGAAHPERVEEVVASPFYQAQLGILADDIRLVILAATFGTVVGAFLIPVFVQVFSRVILVFDEVGSVPRLAARVLFSPRKVWRSLTGAQMPGMEAIRGAARERLPIPKGFLVANVFVTGIYTIGVLSALYAGALFPQYRTTAVLLSAIVNGFATVLVATVVDPTAARLTDQAMRGERSRRDVKLMVMWLAVTRFLGTLLAQVLFIPAALMIRWVAQLLV
- the pcrA gene encoding DNA helicase PcrA, which codes for MDFLTELNPAQAEAVCHPGGPLLVLAGAGSGKTRVLTSRIAYLVRVHRVEPHRILAITFTNRAAREMKERVASLVPHAVDDLWVMTFHAACLRILRREIEKLGYSKNFVIYDEADQQTVIKDCLKELNLEPRQHPPAMFSAAISWQKNALVGPAEFAGAAYDQHQELTARVYAAYQARLERNNALDFDDLLFLAVRLFREFPPVLEQYRRRFLHLLVDEYQDTNHAQYVLVNLLAQTHRNLTVVGDPDQCIYGWRGADLRNILNFERDYPDARVVKLEQNYRSTGRILEAANHVIRFNRHRKEKELWTARGAGEAPVLHQARDERAEARFVAREIRRLRAQGRSYRDFAVFYRTHAQSRVLEDELLRHGVPYTIIGGVKFYDRKEIKDLLAYLKLIVNPDDDVALTRIINVPRRGVGKASLVKFFAYVRESSVACADALREADRIRGLSAGVREAMGALGEQLARWREREGGVTGLTEQVLEESGYLTALEAERTVEARTRMENLSEFLSVTREFDLQRGGTLAEFLNDLALYTDLDRFDGESSQVTLMTLHSAKGLEFPVVFLTGMEEGVFPHTRAFSEPVEMEEERRLCYVGITRARERLFLTLAESRLLYGNVYYGVPSRFLREIPPELFAGGEPEAGAAAEQAAERPETGRAEFRPGDRVWHGKWGEGMVVQTDGTGLDAQVKVAFPDQGVKTLMVRYAPLELLRGRG
- a CDS encoding thioredoxin family protein, with product MFFKKKDEPGKAEATQVNIGGVRVGIIGIDDALEAVKKLDLKTDREIGNALVELLRPNNYIPEAALDEYRADLARYYRIRMGLPVEKRAPVPGLLEIKVLGPGCSRCKQVFELVRDVVAEEGIAADLEYVDDIAEFANYGVLITPALLINGEVKLAGKAPTRNQLVAWLKEANS
- the hisIE gene encoding bifunctional phosphoribosyl-AMP cyclohydrolase/phosphoribosyl-ATP diphosphatase HisIE, with amino-acid sequence MPYKLDKIKLDKDGLIPAVIQDARTYEVLMVAWMNRDAIEKTVTTGHTWFWSRSRQKLWQKGETSGHVQIVDEIYHDCDADTLLIRVNQVGAACHEGYRSCFHYRMDPTGGVAVVGELAFDPDVVYGRKPPEADEVKKPRKRVLSEEEFQATCGVLEMLYALIKDRKQKRPAGAYTTYLFDKGLDKILKKVGEETTEVIVGAKNNIREEVINEVADLFFHVLVLLAEKNVHLDDVLRELQARRK